A genomic region of Deinococcus humi contains the following coding sequences:
- a CDS encoding translocation/assembly module TamB domain-containing protein: MTDDPAAREVRVQPEATKPSRTASRRRWPWLVLGLLALLGLLTVFSPTLFGGWLLARYGSELNISAQRVTGPVWSPRLEGVTVTRPGVNAQAGAAGVSVEAFNPFTRTLRLGANIQDATINLNAAELIGSLGNSNGGGGTGGGWTVIPGKIEVQNTRLNVDGKTGEIPDGQFRITARPEGGWAVQGRTPQGELSADVTLGENNAVIADLKADARVINFYWPGVTAGRITGRYVLNDGPVRGDLKIADAALRVPDAKFVTVTGIGGTATQRGDTIALNLAGQGWNGPVDASGRVDLKARNWTVTANAAPTVRGLARALGTTGEGALTLRVTAGGWQDVRVSAQAMGAGRLAGIAFNNAWASYAFVRGAGEKAPQNNDLTFSADTRLGESPQQLTGNWTFGQMGEAQLVGSFGQKPLDVQATIDAQNLITLEGEALGGPLSGTFALKDQQLSAILNPAYGAAGARVALSGTPKDLRALITDGAAGPFALAGTARLNEQGLQADLDTGSSGRVQLDLDRTFRGRWNARNVKGAGLTLSGAGQLDLTGGDVAGTLTATVPGVGQILSGPLDVNYLRQQGTFASGQQQLRWNGDAFAITARNLDVVGGLRVSGDVTVTNTLKAFGTLTASGNGFDLTATGRGTRASLRGSANGVTVLADTELRAPYNTAARIQGAEIQGDLSLTDAGIRFDLTTAGQTARGVIDGQNVNASGRVNLSALRPLLNVPDLTGTLDLRLAGRGGSAAVDASVAGTDVTGTLTRRNGDVTADLKATSAGVTARLSGQVYPQVNADGTVSAQGQTLNAAVNGPYDALRARVTGRSGELSFSGVTLPSQAVDLSGTLTPELAVNGTWGDLNVTYDGATGLARVTGTQPLTAFGQEGSVQGRATWGPGPKNTFRGAVDARGQLDQYSVALSGPWSDLNVLLTDGEGLRASGTASLPEGRYNVDVRGPIAGGLYVEGNVQGRGTEPRGRIAVRDRQGGAATVDLRGFSDFDVQARGLTLAGQKLVGDLKARGGVLGGTLQAGPFTVNAQNGRISAEGEIAGQAVSATGHLTLPATVEDLQVKLSGPYFTANASGGVANLRGTVNVRAQRFGTNPLTLSVPAQRFPLTASLTGARATVGGLTYAGGEWTGSLAARYALSGTPGTVRLVGTGETLAAVPSGPLTGRVQVLPEVDGAVTASLSPALPLLPNTLRAQVIPGSVTAQLTSTGASLTTMGTRYLDQPLSLNARVDWQNRLTASGTLSHPWARLPFAYDGQDLSVRGAALEARALGPLLSGPLADLTGRATLDLTVPRLDPALASGRARVNLRAQGQQAVGTVSLTKGQLSADLNSNLAGLNVRVRGPLYPQADAALTLDDLRATLRGNAQNTLTLRATGQYGGRAVDVTTTASGLADGAPTLQLGGTVAGAALNLAVNQGTGEGLAAWQATGSVSVPDLGPVLLSDTTGTLTATVGGTLADLRLETAGTVAGVTFTAPVSYRGGVLRLLGATATLPQGRVRASGPVFPALELSAKANVTDLLPGDYTAQITGAYSKPDVSVQGVLTQGLAGLQAQGTRLSARLLGQDWKVGLSGSRLAGTLRGSLGTNGLGGLSNADLTVNATYVGGSLETPIDVRLNGHPGWNARSGWSGTLRAVGDIPGGPLDAVLDGDGALKVAALVGTGQTQARLTGTLPADLAFKPGGTLNLLAFDVGALWGRPEQLRVSGAVNVGGASWNAPEAAFAGTLADTGGDLSGELGASYRAGDLSVRLNGAKVAGAGTLEGGRYAVNLKADTLRIARLLPRGLDVDALTFAGRLQAAGTLADGPQMVGLQNVALKGQQEQAGPFSLYGEASYRWRAGGTDVLQADLSGSLRGGVLKAEGQLPEGVHLTLRDLGTSFLNTPLLSGGSVGADVTLRGPVGNPTLEGSVTASTKTFDALATLSGRTREPRAVARVKLLGDAGGTLYADVRNLDLAAGTVRARLYGTVQSGGSTATVNLNGVWPQLAGSVEATLAGLNQPITLNADGRGSYALEGGDLGGGTLMLRGGQGFIPALAGTLKLTPLPLVEGTGQLDLAATLAGTLTAPTLAATVVSHDASAYGLTLADTTGRLGGTLSALTGMLSQAGGTVATLDGNTVGLSGLQVEAAGSAVRVSGTAGLDGRADLDLSASGTLSGALKARYRARSLSLAGQLSGPQKLAAALDLRADPFTGWHGDVRVTGGPSLGGSGDVLTAPAVLSVSGPLAHPLAQGTAGLLGAGARIVAAQTGVQVRLVDGPGATANGAVGVRPDEQGQWRWNGAASLTRPELSLSVTPSGALADPQVLLSVRRGEWRASGTTTLEGANLRVSDGERDGSLSYRAGQLQTSLPGLQLARLGIPNLNGVLTASGTLNTDTQDGQVALKVTDFTSPYEIPYLGLQLSGEASANVTLRGGRPTLTAQVALPSGTLQLSALQGTDTWTGRLTGSLRQQGGTLDVNVGLDSGGLSGLLAVKTYPVEVANQRLTVNGEVALKGQSFAATLNARNEVGGVNVDASGGIADLVPGAPLSALGLTPTGEGYSVQAVLNDLEVSNLKIAPDLSGRLSGNANLQDGGGTFVLRSQGLMVGPKTLPARLEGTLAGGSWRIRGFLGESDFTAGFSTSGEGSGEVFGQGSLRALPVGALVAAFTGAAPGEGVVTGVARFRFPLADPLSGSANVVAERIRVSASATSSDAGTVVGPAVAGTGQAAPTETLTGIGTLEYAAGELRGVNIQLTGAGTWDVRGQYTKQTVDLNARFTNTTFTPVLRLIPGLAELDPSLRGSLTLSAAGTYERPRGLLRVQNVSGSVAGLSLEIPNFTGDLPDSGAFTARGTVLTSGALGANGTLDVKGQLTLGKLSAARVAFNGLLAPQGLGALPNTTVVLTQSGEAFTVDAQSRSTNPVTGAGSLRLTGQVSPTLDLSLAARNYNLPLSVIFARESALTADLRAVDDGTLIRVSGAANFQRLTLGRADAKTAVPTPGQTDGQALNGPVTGTGRTTDNYVSPLPEIYSTFPAPATDEAAPRPARPFLERVVFEDIPIRAPGGIRIDESLARAEFSTAGLTLAGSGARPRLSGSIRSDRGLIYLRENEFTLGNSSVTFGGDSLLPAFNITAAGQVQAATTRQRVPVTLNLSGEFVTREDGQAALDLNTTLRCSSEGSTCRDPDTGLDYTEPELYALVATGVPNLTALPGNIGALGASAVQTALNVFVLGELERTLARAFGLDVFRLTPNLTAEDGNLGATLTLGSYLTRDLYLQYQVDLTGKGLLDATYSTPDDRFTFRVSTPLTGLDLGSLRPSFSAGYNVNPRTNLSIGVQNGDVNTRLRFGVTYRIGGR; encoded by the coding sequence GTGACCGACGATCCTGCAGCCCGCGAGGTTCGTGTACAGCCAGAAGCCACAAAGCCGTCACGCACAGCATCCCGGCGGCGCTGGCCGTGGCTCGTGCTGGGCCTCTTGGCCTTGCTGGGCCTGCTGACGGTCTTCTCCCCCACCCTGTTCGGCGGCTGGCTGCTGGCTCGCTACGGTTCGGAGCTGAACATCAGTGCGCAACGGGTGACCGGGCCGGTCTGGTCTCCCCGGCTGGAAGGCGTGACGGTAACCCGCCCCGGAGTGAACGCACAGGCCGGGGCGGCAGGCGTGTCCGTGGAGGCCTTCAATCCGTTCACCCGGACGCTGCGGCTGGGCGCAAATATTCAGGATGCCACCATCAACTTGAACGCCGCCGAGCTGATCGGGAGCCTGGGCAATTCGAACGGCGGCGGGGGTACAGGCGGCGGCTGGACCGTGATTCCTGGCAAGATCGAGGTGCAGAACACCCGCCTGAACGTGGACGGCAAGACGGGTGAGATTCCGGACGGACAGTTCCGGATCACAGCGCGCCCGGAGGGTGGCTGGGCGGTCCAGGGCCGCACGCCCCAGGGCGAGCTGAGCGCCGACGTGACCCTGGGCGAGAACAATGCCGTCATCGCTGATCTGAAGGCGGACGCAAGGGTCATCAACTTCTACTGGCCAGGCGTGACGGCGGGGCGGATCACCGGGCGCTACGTGTTGAACGACGGCCCTGTGCGCGGCGACCTGAAGATCGCAGACGCCGCCCTGCGGGTGCCCGACGCGAAATTCGTGACCGTCACGGGCATCGGCGGCACTGCGACCCAGCGCGGCGACACCATCGCCCTGAATCTGGCCGGACAGGGCTGGAACGGCCCGGTGGACGCCAGCGGCCGGGTGGACCTGAAAGCCCGGAATTGGACGGTGACGGCGAACGCTGCTCCCACGGTTAGGGGGCTGGCACGGGCGCTGGGCACCACGGGCGAGGGCGCGTTGACGCTGCGGGTCACGGCAGGCGGCTGGCAGGACGTGCGGGTCTCGGCGCAGGCCATGGGGGCGGGGCGACTGGCGGGCATCGCCTTTAACAACGCGTGGGCCAGCTACGCCTTCGTGCGCGGTGCAGGCGAGAAAGCGCCCCAGAACAACGACCTCACCTTTAGCGCCGACACCCGGTTGGGTGAGTCGCCGCAGCAGCTGACGGGCAACTGGACCTTCGGACAGATGGGCGAGGCGCAGCTGGTGGGCTCGTTTGGGCAAAAGCCGCTGGACGTGCAGGCCACCATTGACGCGCAGAACCTGATCACCCTGGAAGGGGAAGCGTTGGGTGGGCCGCTGTCGGGCACCTTTGCCCTGAAGGATCAGCAGCTGTCGGCCATCCTCAACCCTGCTTACGGCGCGGCCGGGGCAAGGGTGGCCCTGAGCGGCACCCCGAAAGACCTGCGGGCCCTGATCACCGACGGAGCGGCGGGGCCTTTCGCGCTGGCCGGCACGGCACGCCTCAACGAACAGGGCCTGCAGGCAGATCTGGACACTGGATCTTCCGGAAGGGTGCAGCTCGATCTGGACCGGACGTTCCGGGGCCGCTGGAACGCCCGGAACGTGAAGGGGGCGGGCCTGACCCTCTCCGGCGCGGGCCAGCTGGACCTGACCGGCGGGGACGTTGCCGGCACCCTGACCGCAACGGTACCGGGCGTGGGCCAGATCCTCAGTGGGCCGCTGGACGTGAACTACCTGCGCCAGCAGGGCACGTTTGCCTCCGGTCAGCAGCAACTGCGCTGGAACGGCGACGCCTTTGCGATCACGGCGCGCAACTTGGATGTCGTGGGCGGTCTGCGGGTCAGCGGCGACGTGACCGTGACCAACACCCTAAAAGCCTTCGGCACGCTGACGGCGAGTGGGAACGGCTTTGATCTGACCGCCACCGGACGTGGCACCAGGGCCAGCCTGCGAGGCAGCGCGAACGGCGTGACGGTGCTGGCCGACACGGAACTGCGCGCCCCATACAACACGGCCGCGCGTATTCAGGGAGCCGAGATTCAGGGTGACCTCAGCCTGACGGACGCGGGGATTCGCTTCGACCTCACCACGGCGGGCCAGACGGCCCGGGGCGTGATCGACGGCCAGAACGTCAACGCCAGCGGGCGCGTGAATCTCAGCGCGCTACGCCCGCTGCTGAACGTGCCGGACCTCACGGGCACGTTGGATCTGAGGCTGGCCGGACGCGGAGGCTCGGCAGCCGTGGACGCCAGCGTGGCGGGGACGGACGTCACCGGAACGCTGACCCGCCGGAACGGCGACGTCACCGCCGATCTGAAGGCCACCTCTGCCGGGGTCACAGCCCGCCTGAGCGGTCAGGTCTACCCGCAGGTGAACGCCGACGGCACCGTCTCGGCGCAGGGTCAGACGCTGAACGCAGCGGTGAATGGTCCCTACGACGCCCTGCGGGCGCGGGTCACGGGCCGCAGCGGCGAGCTGTCGTTCAGCGGTGTGACCCTCCCGTCCCAGGCCGTGGACCTGAGCGGAACCCTGACGCCGGAGCTGGCCGTCAACGGCACCTGGGGCGATCTGAACGTCACCTACGACGGCGCGACCGGGCTGGCCCGCGTGACCGGCACGCAGCCGCTGACCGCCTTCGGGCAGGAGGGAAGTGTGCAGGGCCGCGCCACCTGGGGGCCCGGACCCAAGAACACCTTCCGGGGGGCGGTGGACGCCCGCGGCCAGCTCGACCAGTACAGCGTGGCGCTGAGCGGCCCGTGGAGTGACCTGAACGTGCTGCTGACCGACGGCGAGGGCCTGCGGGCGAGCGGCACCGCCTCGTTGCCGGAGGGGCGTTACAACGTGGACGTGCGCGGCCCCATTGCGGGCGGGCTGTACGTGGAGGGCAACGTGCAGGGGCGCGGCACCGAACCCCGCGGGCGCATTGCTGTGCGCGACCGTCAGGGCGGCGCGGCCACCGTGGATCTGCGCGGTTTCTCCGATTTCGATGTTCAGGCGCGGGGGCTGACCCTGGCCGGACAAAAGCTCGTGGGCGATCTGAAAGCGCGCGGCGGTGTCCTGGGCGGCACCCTGCAGGCCGGACCTTTCACGGTCAACGCACAGAATGGGCGCATCAGCGCTGAAGGCGAGATCGCCGGTCAGGCTGTCAGCGCCACCGGACACCTGACCCTGCCGGCGACGGTGGAAGACCTGCAAGTCAAGCTCAGCGGGCCGTATTTCACTGCCAACGCCAGCGGCGGCGTGGCCAACCTGCGCGGCACGGTGAATGTCCGGGCACAGCGCTTTGGCACAAACCCCCTGACCCTGAGCGTTCCAGCGCAGCGCTTTCCGCTCACGGCGTCACTGACCGGGGCGCGGGCGACAGTGGGCGGGCTGACCTACGCGGGCGGGGAGTGGACCGGCAGTCTGGCGGCCCGCTACGCACTGTCCGGCACGCCCGGCACGGTCCGGCTGGTCGGGACAGGCGAGACGCTGGCGGCCGTGCCGTCCGGACCACTCACGGGCCGGGTGCAGGTGCTGCCGGAGGTGGACGGCGCGGTGACGGCCAGTCTGTCCCCGGCCCTGCCACTGCTGCCGAACACTCTACGGGCGCAAGTGATCCCTGGATCGGTGACCGCGCAACTGACCTCAACCGGGGCCAGCCTGACCACCATGGGCACTCGGTATCTGGACCAGCCGCTGAGCCTGAACGCACGCGTGGACTGGCAGAACCGGCTCACGGCGTCGGGCACCCTGAGCCATCCGTGGGCAAGATTGCCCTTCGCCTACGACGGTCAGGACCTGAGCGTCAGAGGGGCCGCGCTGGAGGCCCGCGCGCTGGGGCCGCTGCTGAGCGGTCCACTGGCGGACCTGACGGGCCGGGCCACCCTTGACCTGACCGTGCCCAGATTGGACCCCGCCCTGGCCAGTGGTCGGGCACGCGTCAATCTGCGCGCCCAGGGGCAACAGGCGGTGGGCACCGTTTCGCTGACGAAAGGTCAACTCAGCGCCGATCTGAACAGCAATCTGGCAGGCCTGAACGTGCGGGTGCGCGGGCCGCTGTACCCGCAGGCCGACGCCGCCCTGACGCTGGACGACTTGCGGGCGACGTTGCGTGGAAACGCGCAGAACACCCTGACCTTGCGGGCAACGGGCCAGTACGGCGGGCGGGCGGTGGACGTGACCACGACCGCATCGGGCCTGGCCGACGGCGCGCCTACCCTGCAACTCGGCGGCACGGTGGCGGGCGCGGCGCTCAATCTGGCCGTCAACCAGGGAACGGGAGAGGGCCTGGCCGCGTGGCAGGCGACGGGCAGCGTCAGCGTTCCTGATCTGGGGCCAGTCCTGCTCTCGGACACGACGGGCACCCTCACGGCGACGGTGGGCGGGACGCTGGCCGACCTGCGGCTGGAGACGGCGGGAACGGTGGCAGGCGTGACGTTCACGGCTCCTGTCTCGTACCGGGGCGGCGTCCTGCGCCTGCTGGGCGCCACGGCCACGCTGCCGCAGGGACGCGTCCGGGCCAGTGGACCCGTGTTTCCAGCGCTGGAGCTGAGTGCCAAGGCCAACGTCACCGATCTGCTGCCCGGCGACTACACGGCGCAGATCACGGGGGCGTACAGCAAGCCCGACGTGAGCGTGCAGGGTGTATTGACGCAGGGCCTTGCGGGCCTGCAGGCCCAGGGCACCCGCCTGAGCGCCCGCCTGCTGGGCCAGGACTGGAAGGTGGGCCTGAGCGGCAGCCGACTGGCGGGAACCCTGCGCGGCAGCCTGGGGACCAACGGGCTGGGCGGGCTGTCCAACGCCGACCTGACCGTCAACGCCACCTACGTGGGCGGCAGCCTCGAGACACCCATTGACGTGCGCCTGAACGGCCATCCAGGCTGGAATGCCCGCAGCGGCTGGAGCGGCACCCTGCGCGCGGTCGGAGACATTCCCGGTGGACCGCTGGACGCTGTTCTGGACGGCGATGGAGCTTTAAAAGTGGCCGCCTTGGTGGGCACGGGCCAGACCCAGGCCCGCCTTACCGGCACCCTGCCCGCCGATCTGGCGTTCAAGCCGGGCGGCACCCTGAACCTGCTGGCGTTCGATGTGGGGGCGCTGTGGGGCCGCCCAGAACAATTGCGTGTCAGTGGAGCGGTCAACGTGGGCGGCGCGTCGTGGAACGCCCCCGAAGCGGCCTTTGCCGGAACACTGGCGGACACCGGCGGCGATCTGAGCGGCGAATTGGGTGCGTCCTACCGCGCTGGAGACCTAAGCGTGCGCCTGAACGGAGCGAAAGTGGCGGGAGCTGGCACGTTGGAGGGCGGGCGCTACGCCGTCAACCTAAAGGCCGACACCCTGCGGATCGCCCGTCTGCTCCCGCGCGGGCTGGACGTGGACGCGCTGACCTTTGCAGGCCGCCTCCAGGCGGCGGGCACGCTGGCCGACGGGCCGCAGATGGTGGGGCTGCAAAATGTGGCCCTGAAAGGCCAGCAGGAACAGGCCGGTCCATTCAGCCTGTACGGAGAGGCGAGTTACCGCTGGCGGGCGGGCGGGACAGATGTGCTGCAAGCCGACCTGAGCGGCAGCCTGCGCGGCGGCGTGCTGAAGGCCGAGGGGCAGTTGCCAGAGGGCGTGCACCTGACCCTGCGCGATCTGGGCACCAGTTTCCTGAACACGCCCCTCCTGAGTGGCGGCAGTGTTGGCGCGGATGTAACTCTGCGGGGCCCGGTCGGTAACCCAACGCTGGAAGGTTCGGTCACCGCCAGCACGAAGACATTCGACGCCCTGGCCACCCTCTCCGGACGAACGCGCGAGCCCCGCGCCGTGGCGCGCGTCAAGCTGCTGGGGGACGCAGGCGGCACGCTGTATGCCGACGTGCGGAACCTGGACCTGGCGGCCGGCACGGTACGGGCCAGGCTGTACGGCACGGTGCAGAGCGGCGGCAGCACTGCAACGGTGAACCTGAACGGCGTGTGGCCTCAGCTAGCGGGCAGCGTGGAGGCGACGCTGGCCGGATTGAACCAACCCATCACTCTGAATGCAGATGGACGCGGCAGCTACGCGCTGGAGGGCGGCGATCTGGGAGGGGGCACGCTGATGTTGCGAGGGGGTCAGGGCTTCATTCCCGCCCTGGCCGGAACTCTGAAGCTGACGCCCTTGCCGCTCGTGGAGGGCACCGGGCAACTGGATCTGGCCGCCACCCTGGCCGGGACCCTGACGGCCCCCACCCTGGCGGCCACCGTGGTCTCGCACGATGCCTCCGCCTATGGCCTCACGCTGGCAGACACGACAGGGCGGCTGGGCGGCACGCTGAGCGCGCTGACCGGCATGCTGAGTCAGGCAGGCGGTACCGTGGCAACGCTGGATGGCAACACAGTGGGGTTAAGTGGCCTGCAGGTAGAAGCGGCCGGCAGCGCTGTGCGTGTCAGCGGGACAGCCGGGCTGGACGGCAGGGCGGACCTCGATCTGAGCGCCAGTGGAACGCTGAGCGGCGCCCTGAAGGCCAGATACCGTGCCCGCTCACTGTCGCTGGCAGGCCAGCTGAGCGGGCCACAGAAACTGGCGGCGGCGCTCGATCTGCGGGCTGATCCCTTCACCGGCTGGCACGGCGACGTGCGCGTGACGGGCGGGCCCTCACTGGGCGGCAGCGGCGATGTGTTGACGGCCCCCGCGGTATTGAGTGTTTCCGGACCACTGGCACACCCGCTGGCGCAGGGCACGGCGGGGCTGCTGGGTGCGGGGGCACGCATCGTGGCAGCGCAGACTGGCGTGCAGGTGCGGCTGGTGGACGGTCCCGGCGCAACCGCGAACGGCGCGGTCGGCGTGCGTCCTGACGAACAGGGCCAGTGGCGCTGGAACGGGGCGGCCAGCCTGACGCGCCCCGAACTGAGCCTGAGCGTGACCCCCAGCGGCGCACTGGCCGATCCTCAGGTGCTGCTCAGCGTGCGCCGGGGCGAGTGGCGGGCCAGCGGCACGACCACGCTAGAGGGCGCGAACCTGCGGGTCAGCGACGGCGAACGCGACGGCAGCCTCAGTTACCGGGCCGGACAGCTTCAGACCAGTCTGCCGGGACTGCAACTGGCCCGCCTGGGGATCCCCAATCTGAACGGGGTCCTGACGGCCAGCGGCACCCTGAACACTGACACCCAGGATGGGCAGGTGGCCCTGAAGGTCACCGACTTTACCTCCCCCTACGAGATCCCCTATCTGGGCCTGCAACTGTCCGGCGAGGCCAGCGCGAACGTGACCCTGCGCGGCGGACGGCCCACGCTGACAGCGCAGGTCGCGCTGCCCTCGGGCACGCTGCAACTGAGCGCCTTGCAGGGCACGGACACCTGGACTGGACGGTTGACGGGCAGCCTGCGCCAGCAGGGCGGAACGCTGGACGTGAACGTCGGCCTGGACAGCGGCGGCCTGAGTGGCCTGCTAGCCGTGAAGACGTATCCGGTGGAGGTGGCCAACCAGCGCCTGACCGTGAACGGCGAGGTGGCCCTGAAAGGGCAGAGCTTCGCAGCCACGCTGAACGCCCGCAACGAGGTGGGGGGCGTCAATGTGGACGCGTCGGGCGGCATTGCCGATCTGGTACCCGGCGCTCCGCTGAGCGCGCTGGGGCTGACCCCCACGGGCGAGGGCTATAGCGTCCAGGCGGTGCTGAATGATCTGGAGGTCAGTAACCTGAAGATCGCCCCCGATCTCTCGGGACGCCTGAGCGGCAACGCCAACCTGCAAGACGGCGGCGGCACCTTCGTCCTGCGCTCGCAGGGCCTGATGGTGGGGCCAAAAACCTTGCCCGCCCGCCTGGAAGGGACACTGGCAGGCGGAAGCTGGCGCATTCGCGGCTTCCTGGGGGAGTCGGATTTCACGGCGGGCTTCAGCACCTCCGGCGAGGGCAGCGGTGAGGTCTTCGGCCAGGGCAGCCTGCGCGCCCTGCCGGTCGGCGCGCTGGTGGCCGCCTTTACCGGAGCGGCTCCTGGTGAGGGTGTCGTGACCGGGGTGGCCCGCTTCCGCTTCCCACTGGCCGATCCGCTGTCCGGCAGCGCCAACGTGGTGGCCGAGCGTATCCGGGTCAGTGCCAGTGCCACCAGTTCGGATGCGGGCACAGTTGTCGGCCCCGCTGTCGCTGGTACAGGACAGGCTGCTCCCACCGAGACGCTGACCGGCATCGGCACGCTGGAATACGCGGCGGGAGAATTGCGCGGCGTGAACATTCAGCTTACGGGGGCAGGCACCTGGGACGTGCGCGGCCAGTACACGAAGCAGACGGTGGATCTCAACGCCCGCTTTACCAACACCACCTTTACCCCGGTTTTGCGCCTGATTCCTGGTCTGGCCGAGCTGGACCCCAGCCTGCGCGGCAGCCTGACCCTCAGCGCGGCGGGCACGTACGAGCGCCCGCGTGGGCTGCTACGGGTACAGAACGTCAGCGGCAGCGTGGCGGGTCTGAGCCTGGAAATTCCCAACTTCACGGGCGATCTGCCCGACAGCGGCGCGTTCACGGCGCGCGGCACGGTGCTGACCAGCGGGGCCCTGGGGGCCAACGGTACCCTGGACGTGAAGGGGCAACTCACGCTGGGCAAGCTGAGCGCCGCGCGGGTGGCCTTCAATGGCCTGCTGGCCCCCCAGGGCCTGGGCGCCCTGCCGAACACCACGGTGGTGCTGACCCAGAGCGGCGAGGCGTTCACGGTGGACGCCCAGAGCCGCAGCACCAACCCAGTCACCGGGGCGGGCAGCCTGCGGCTGACCGGTCAGGTCTCCCCCACCCTTGACCTAAGCCTGGCCGCCCGCAACTACAACTTGCCGCTGTCGGTGATCTTTGCCCGCGAGAGCGCCCTGACCGCCGACCTGCGCGCGGTGGACGACGGCACGCTGATCCGCGTGAGCGGCGCGGCCAACTTCCAGCGCCTGACCCTTGGCCGCGCCGACGCGAAAACCGCGGTCCCCACACCGGGACAGACCGACGGGCAGGCGCTGAACGGACCGGTGACCGGCACCGGGCGAACGACCGACAACTACGTCAGTCCACTGCCCGAGATCTATTCGACGTTTCCAGCCCCGGCGACGGACGAGGCAGCCCCCCGTCCTGCACGTCCTTTCCTGGAACGGGTGGTGTTCGAGGACATTCCCATCCGTGCGCCGGGCGGCATCCGGATAGACGAGAGCCTGGCCCGCGCCGAATTCAGTACGGCGGGCCTGACCCTGGCGGGCAGCGGCGCGCGGCCCCGCCTGAGCGGCAGCATCCGCTCCGATCGGGGTCTGATCTACCTGCGCGAGAACGAGTTCACGCTGGGCAACAGCAGCGTGACCTTTGGCGGCGACAGCCTGCTGCCCGCCTTCAACATCACGGCGGCGGGACAGGTGCAGGCAGCTACCACGCGCCAGCGCGTGCCCGTGACCCTGAACCTGAGTGGCGAATTCGTGACCCGCGAGGACGGTCAGGCCGCCCTGGACCTGAACACCACGCTGCGCTGCAGCAGCGAGGGCAGTACCTGCCGCGACCCCGACACCGGCCTGGACTACACCGAGCCGGAACTGTACGCTCTGGTCGCCACCGGAGTGCCCAACCTGACCGCGCTGCCCGGCAATATCGGCGCGCTGGGAGCGAGCGCCGTGCAGACCGCCCTGAACGTCTTTGTGCTGGGTGAACTGGAACGGACCCTGGCCCGCGCTTTCGGGCTGGACGTGTTCCGCCTGACGCCCAACCTGACTGCGGAGGACGGCAATCTCGGCGCCACCCTGACGCTGGGCTCCTACCTGACCCGCGACCTGTACCTGCAGTATCAGGTGGATCTGACGGGCAAGGGCTTGCTGGACGCGACCTACAGCACCCCGGACGACCGCTTCACCTTCCGGGTCAGCACCCCGCTGACCGGCCTGGACCTGGGCAGCCTGCGCCCCAGCTTCAGCGCTGGGTACAACGTCAACCCCCGCACCAACCTGAGCATCGGGGTGCAGAACGGCGACGTCAACACCCGTCTGCGCTTTGGCGTGACGTACAGGATCGGTGGGCGCTAG